In Pyrus communis chromosome 8, drPyrComm1.1, whole genome shotgun sequence, one genomic interval encodes:
- the LOC137741412 gene encoding uncharacterized protein, which translates to MRILKSRSFRATVSGSNHPLKVGFRRFVTSCRAVVLPRFGGPEVLELRPNVEVPDLKPHEVLVRARAASINPLDTRIRSGYGRSLYGPLLPIILGRDISGEVAAVGNSVRGLSVGQEVFGALHPTAVRGTYSDYAILSEEELAPKPASVTHVEASAIPFAALTAWRALISTARIADGQRLLVVGGGGAVGLAAIQISIGRGCHVTTTCGKKSIDRVLAAGAEQAVDYTAENIEFTIKGKFDAVLDTIGGPETERICINFLKRGGHYMTLQGDAASLSDRYGIAIGLPVATAVLLKKQIQYRYSHGIEYWWTYMRADSEGLDEIRRLSEAGKLNIPVEKTFPITQVIEAHEAKEKKQIHGKIVLEFD; encoded by the exons ATGCGAATTCTTAAGTCGCGCAGCTTCAGAGCCACAGTCTCTGGCTCCAATCACCCCCTCAAGGTAGGGTTCCGGCGATTCGTCACCAGCTGCAGAGCCGTGGTGCTGCCGCGCTTCGGCGGGCCGGAGGTTCTGGAGCTCCGGCCCAATGTCGAAGTCCCTGATCTCAAGCCCCATGAGGTCCTCGTCCGCGCTCGTGCCGCCTCCATCAATCCCCTCGATACCAGA ATTCGATCTGGCTATGGTCGTTCCTTATATGGACCTCTACTACCTATTATTTTGGGTCGTGATATTAGTGGTGAAGTTGCAGCTGTGGGAAATTCGGTTCGAGGATTGAGTGTGGGACAAGAAGTTTTTGGTGCATTGCATCCTACTGCTGTAAGGGGTACATATTCTGACTATGCAATTTTATCAGAAGAGGAACTTGCACCAAAACCAGCGTCAGTTACACATGTG GAAGCAAGTGCCATTCCTTTTGCTGCTCTGACTGCTTGGCGTGCTCTCATAAGTACTGCTAGGATAGCTGACGG TCAAAGGCTGTTAGTTGTGGGTGGTGGAGGAGCTGTAGGTTTGGCTGCAATTCAGATTTCAATAGGCAGAGGTTGCCATGTTACAACTACCTGCGGAAAGAAAAGTATAGATCGAGTATTGGCAGCTGGTGCTGAGCAGGCTGTTGACTATACTGCTGAG AACATCGAATTCACAATAAAGGGGAAGTTTGATGCCGTACTGGATACCATTGGTGGGCCAGAGACTGAAAGAATATGCATAAACTTTTTAAAGAGAGGTGGCCACTACATGACACTTCAG GGTGACGCAGCATCTTTGAGTGATAGGTATGGGATAGCTATTGGGCTTCCTGTTGCTACAGCTGTTTTACTGAAGAAACAGATTCAGTACCGGTATTCTCACGGAATAG AGTACTGGTGGACTTATATGAGAGCCGACTCAGAAGGGTTAGATGAGATCCGAAGGCTGTCTGAAGCGGGAAAGTTGAATATACCAGTGGAGAAAACGTTCCCCATTACTCAAGTGATAGAGGCTCACGAGGCAAAGGAGAAGAAGCAGATCCACGGGAAAATAGTGCTCGAATTTGACTGA
- the LOC137741928 gene encoding uncharacterized protein, translating to MFPLFKLGTLAVRTISKPIANRLKAEAGLHPRFREYIISLAQANYRFTTNLQRRLYGRATDVVIRPLDEAKAVGAAAEFLGELVIFSVAGLAVIYEVNRSARSEARKEEQRKQEIEGLKKRGTDLEKQVQCLKVKLQEMEQLVQRRSWLDFFKFWHAQAMLQDQKSAMSCDFLHTDAASKL from the exons aTGTTTCCATTGTTTAAGCTTGGAACACTAGCCGTACGAACTATTTCGAAACCCATCGCGAATAGGCTCAAAGCCGAGGCCGGCTTGCACCCGCGGTTCCGCGAGTACATCATCAGCCTCGCCCAG GCGAACTATCGTTTCACAACGAATCTCCAAAGACGTCTATATGGACGCGCAACAGATGTTGTGATCCGTCCTCTGGATGAAGCAAAAGCTGTTGGAGCTGCTGCTGAGTTTCTTGGGGAACTTGTTATTTTCTCG GTTGCAGGACTCGCTGTTATCTATGAGGTGAACAGAAGTGCTAGATCAGAAGCTAGGAAGGAGGAACAGCGCAAGCAAGAAATAGAG GGACTGAAGAAAAGGGGGACAGATTTAGAAAAACAAGTGCAATGTCTAAAGGTCAAACTGCAAGAGATGGAGCAACTTGTCCAGAGAAGAAGCTGGCTAGATTTCTTTAAGTTCTGGCACGCCCAAGCAATGTTACAAGACCAAAAGTCTGCAATGTCCTGTGATTTCCTCCATACTGATGCTGCTTCCAAGCTATGA